The Ascaphus truei isolate aAscTru1 chromosome 3, aAscTru1.hap1, whole genome shotgun sequence genome includes a region encoding these proteins:
- the LOC142489729 gene encoding protocadherin-8-like: MLNLSRVVILAVLLLLAMIVLPSFCEVVHYYTYEEEVPGTVIAVLSDHSMFNSTDRPASNFRLMKQFNSSFIHVGESDGQLSIGERIDREQICKQSLHCILALDVVSFSKEQFKLIHVEVEVRDINDNSPHFPSAEIPVEVSESASVGTRIPLEIAVDEDVGSNSIQSFQISVNSHFSIDVQTRADGVKYADLVLMKELDRENLSSYTLELVAMDGGSPPRSGSAVVNVRVMDFNDNSPVFEQSAVTVDLMEDAPVGYLLLDLNAVDTDEGVNGEIVYGFSTQVSQEVRQLFKIDPKSGRLTLEGQVDFETKQTYEFDVQAQDLGPNPLTSTCKIIVHIIDVNDNAPAITITPLTSISAGVAYITEAAAKESFVALISTTDRDSGANGQVHCTLYGHEHFKLQQAYEDSFMIVTTSALDREKIAEYNLTVVAEDLGSPSFKTINQYTIRVSDENDNTPVFAKPAYEVSVLENNAPGAYITTVIARDPDLGHNGKVIYRLVETEVMGEAVSRFVAVATDSGVLYAVRSFDYEKLKQLDLEIEAIDNGVPELTTRAQIRIKIVDQNDNAPVITSPLPSNGSVEIMLPTSAPQNYLVFQVKAVDEDEGLNSQLFYTILRDAHRLFAMNRATGEVSLRRRVNSLKVENLSIVIGVYDSGRPSLFCNASIQMILTNSTPSTVEIVIMQTSAEEQQQLDLSIVFIAVLSGGCGLLLIAIIFVASTCKRKSDQFKREPEGQGRCREDRLLNNTTPAKSTSSNSSVSQSDSCQLSINTESDDCSKSSVSEECRNSEALQKKKGDLHTSSNGSVSVPSYHTSSWNEEKSSISISGNSRLDQFSAKDSGKGDSDFNDSDSDACGEGRKKRGDQAIQKQPGSSFVDESKAHRNAESSFNHRSQKNPISGNFTMQYGKGYTSYSLAPSYHNTYHPRIPNIHIQHHNLTDTYYQVSIPKTERMQGEYERVLVNRVGTLSPPRLSRQYQELNYYPQMSLGTHPSEIATTF, encoded by the exons ATGTTGAATCTTTCAAGAGTTGTTATACTGGCTGTACTGCTACTGCTGGCTATGATTGTCTTACCATCGTTTTGTGAAGTTGTCCATTACTACACCTATGAAGAAGAAGTTCCCGGCACAGTGATTGCAGTTTTGTCTGACCACTCAATGTTTAACTCGACTGACAGACCTGCCAGCAATTTCCGCCTTATGAAGCAATTCAACAGCTCCTTTATTCATGTCGGAGAGAGTGACGGGCAGCTAAGCATCGGGGAGAGAATAGATCGGGAGCAGATTTGCAAGCAGTCTCTCCATTGCATTCTTGCCTTGGATGTGGTCAGCTTTTCCAAAGAGCAGTTCAAGCTGATTCATGTGGAAGTGGAGGTGAGAGACATTAATGACAACAGCCCTCACTTCCCCAGCGCTGAAATACCGGTGGAGGTGTCTGAAAGCGCCTCTGTAGGCACCAGGATCCCTTTAGAAATAGCTGTGGATGAAGATGTTGGGTCCAACTCTATCCAGAGCTTCCAGATCTCAGTCAACAGTCACTTCAGCATTGATGTACAGACCAGGGCAGACGGAGTGAAATACGCAGACCTGGTGCTAATGAAAGAGCTTGACAGGGAAAACCTATCCTCCTACACCTTGGAGCTTGTGGCCATGGACGGAGGAAGCCCACCTCGCTCCGGCAGTGCAGTGGTTAATGTCCGAGTCATGGACTTCAATGATAACAGCCCAGTGTTTGAGCAGAGCGCTGTCACTGTGGACCTCATGGAGGATGCTCCTGTAGGATACCTTTTACTGGACCTCAATGCAGTTGACACCGATGAAGGTGTGAATGGAGAAATCGTCTATGGCTTCAGCACTCAGGTGTCACAAGAGGTACGCCAGCTCTTTAAAATTGATCCAAAATCCGGTCGCCTAACTCTTGAAGGTCAAGTTGACTTTGAGACCAAACAAACCTACGAGTTTGATGTGCAGGCTCAGGACTTGGGTCCCAACCCATTAACTTCTACCTGTAAAATCATCGTGCACATCATAGATGTGAATGATAATGCCCCAGCTATCACCATCACTCCTCTCACTTCCATCAGCGCGGGAGTCGCCTACATTACAGAAGCTGCAGCTAAGGAAAGCTTCGTAGCGCTGATCAGCACCACGGACAGAGACTCTGGGGCGAATGGACAAGTTCACTGCACTCTATATGGACACGAGCATTTCAAGCTGCAGCAAGCCTACGAGGACAGCTTCATGATAGTCACCACCTCTGCTTTAGACAGAGAAAAGATAGCAGAGTACAACCTGACAGTGGTGGCGGAAGATCTGGGTTCCCCTTCATTCAAAACCATCAATCAGTACACAATCAGGGTGAGTGATGAAAATGACAATACCCCCGTCTTTGCCAAACCAGCGTATGAAGTGTCTGTCCTGGAAAATAATGCCCCAGGGGCTTACATCACCACAGTTATCGCCAGGGACCCTGATCTTGGGCACAATGGTAAAGTCATTTACAGACTGGTCGAGACAGAAGTGATGGGAGAAGCAGTGTCTAGATTTGTTGCTGTTGCTACAGATTCTGGGGTGTTATATGCCGTTAGATCTTTCGACTATGAAAAGCTTAAGCAACTGGATCTAGAGATCGAGGCTATTGACAATGGGGTGCCAGAACTCACAACCCGTGCACAGATCAGAATCAAAATAGTCGATCAAAATGATAACGCTCCAGTGATAACATCCCCTCTGCCGTCCAACGGATCGGTGGAGATTATGTTGCCAACCAGTGCTCCACAAAATTATTTAGTTTTCCAGGTCAAAGCCGTGGATGAAGATGAAGGACTGAACTCACAATTGTTCTACACAATATTGCGGGACGCCCATAGACTATTTGCTATGAACAGAGCAACTGGCGAAGTGTCGTTAAGAAGAAGAGTAAACTCTTTAAAAGTTGAGAACTTGAGCATTGTTATTGGAGTGTATGACAGTGGTAGGCCTTCTTTGTTTTGCAACGCTTCAATTCAGATGATCCTCACAAACTCCACTCCCTCTACCGTTGAGATAGTGATAATGCAGACGTCTGCGGAAGAGCAGCAACAACTGGATCTGTCCATTGTCTTTATAGCGGTTTTATCTGGTGGCTGCGGTTTGCTTCTTATTGCCATTATATTTGTTGCATCTACCTGCAAAAGAAAATCTGATCAATTCAAACGTGAACCAGAAGGACAGGGAAGATGCAGGGAAGACCGGCTACTGAACAATACAACGCCTGCTAAATCGACCAGCTCAAACTCTTCTGTATCTCAGTCTGACTCCTGCCAACTTTCCATCAATACAGAGTCTGACGACTGCAGTAAATCGTCCGTCTCAGAGGAGTGCAGAAACTCCGAGGCCTTGCAAAAAAAGAAGGGGGACCTGCACACAAGCTCAAAT GGCTCAGTTTCTGTTCCATCATATCACACATCAAGTTGGAATGAGGAAAAGTCTTCAATAAGCATAAG TGGAAATTCTCGTCTAGACCAGTTTAGTGCAAAGGACAGtggcaaaggagacagtgacttCAACGACAGTGACTCTGATGCCTGTGGTGAAGGTCGGAAAAAGAGAGGTGACCAGGCCATACAGAAACAGCCTG GTTCTTCATTTGTTGATGAATCAAAGGCACACAGGAATGCAGAAAGTTCCTTTAATCATAGAAGCCAAAAAAACCCTATAAGTGGAAACTTTACAATGCAGTATGGAAAGGGATATACATCTTATTCTTTAGCTCCCTCTTACCACAATACTTACCATCCCAGAATACCCAATATTCACATACAACATCATAACCTTACAGACACATATTACCAAGTCAGCATCCCAAAGACTGAAAGGATGCAGGGAGAATATGAAAGGGTTCTGGTAAATAGAGTTGGGACATTATCTCCACCCAGATTGTCAAGACAATACCAAGAATTAAACTACTATCCACAGATGTCATTAGGAACTCATCCCTCTGAGATAGCTACAACTTTTTAA